The Salvelinus sp. IW2-2015 linkage group LG15, ASM291031v2, whole genome shotgun sequence genome includes a region encoding these proteins:
- the ddr2l gene encoding discoidin domain-containing receptor 2, which yields MEDGRIKDHDITASSQWYETTGPQYARLNREEGDGAWCPAGLLQPSDTQYLQVDLGQLTFLTVVGTQGRYARNSGKEFARMYRLNYSHDGXLWRSWKNRLGNKTMEANDNAYVSVIKDLHPPIISRYIRLIPVTKMPTTVCMRLELYGCPWHDGLTSYSSPEGQLMMPPGYPIASLNDSTYDGAHERRKLSGGLGQLTDGVIGQDDFLVTRQYHVWPGYDYVGWRNGSLSSGYVEMEFVFDKQRNFTSMKVHSNNMFYHGVKIFSSVSCSFKPRLIATWEAEPVEFRTVLDDRNPSARYVTVPLGRRNAKALRCRFHFADVWMMFSEISFQSADTVIPTQITPVVTSPWPKEESSMPTTHKTVTNPSAKYQPDDGNTPILIGCLVTIILLLVVIIFLILWCQYVCKVLEKAPRRILEEEVTVRLSSSSDTIILQTPPVPPRVSQMDHPYERVFLLDPQYQDPAGLRNKLPELSRSAETSACGGGYAEPDVTQCTPHQCFQNSVPHYAETDIVSLQGVTGSNMYAVPALTVDSLTRKDISVAEFPRHRLLFREKLGEGQFGEVHLCEAEGLPEFLGEGAPLPDRDGRPVLVAVKQLRADATNNARCVCLFICVHQRLSPCRLGGIRISTKERNGESPTAFASIAVLLDNLFMSCPGKDQSSSSVSGELLSERYYSAFRDFAGSQFFTKLDLRNAFIFVGIREGGRGIQMDPAKVQAVSDWPVPSSRVRVAALSQVSLDSIARSYLGSVGLTQQ from the exons ATGGAGGATGGCCGGATCAAAGACCATGACATCACCGCCTCCAGCCAATGGTACGAGACCACTGGGCCACAATATGCCAG GTTGAACCGGGAGGAGGGTGACGGGGCGTGGTGCCCAGCGGGACTCCTACAGCCCTCTGACACCCAGTACCTGCAGGTCGACCTGGGCCAGCTCACCTTCCTGACAGTGGTGGGAACCCAGGGTCGCTATGCCCGGAACTCGGGTAAAGAATTTGCCCGCATGTACCGCCTGAACTACAGCCACGACGGCMAGCTCTGGAGGTCCTGGAAGAATCGCCTTGGCAATAAG ACGATGGAGGCGAATGACAACGCCTATGTCTCTGTGATCAAAGACCTTCACCCGCCCATCATCAGTCGCTACATCCGTCTCATCCCCGTCACCAAGATGCCCACCACTGTGTGTATGAGACTGGAGCTGTACGGCTGCCCCTGGCACG ACGGCCTGACGTCATACAGCTCTCCTGAAGGTCAGCTGATGATGCCTCCTGGGTATCCCATTGCCAGCCTCAACGACTCCACATACGACGGCGCCCACGAACGAAG GAAACTGTCCGGGGGGTTGGGTCAGCTGACGGACGGTGTGATTGGTCAGGATGACTTCCTGGTGACGCGGCAGTACCATGTATGGCCTGGATACGACTATGTGGGCTGGAGGAACGGGAGTCTGAGCTCTGGCTATGTGGAGATGGAGTTTGTCTTTGACAAGCAAAGGAACTTCACCTCCATGAAG GTGCACAGTAACAATATGTTCTACCACGGGGTGAAGATCTTCTCCTCCGTGTCCTGCTCTTTCAAGCCCCGCCTCATCGCTACCTGGGAGGCGGAGCCGGTGGAGTTCCGTACGGTGCTGGACGACCGCAACCCCAGCGCTCGCTATGTGACCGTGCCTCTGGGACGCCGTAACGCCAAGGCCCTGCGCTGCCGCTTCCACTTCgctgatgtgtggatgatgttcAGCGAAATCTCCTTCCAGTCAG CAGACACCGTGATTCCTACTCAGATAACCCCAGTGGTGACATCCCCCTGGCCCAAGGAGGAGAGCTCCATGCCCACCACCCACAAGACTG TGACAAACCCATCAGCCAAGTACCAACCGGATGATGGGAACACCcctattctgattggctgtctggTGACGATCATCCTGTTGCTCGTAGTGATCATCTTCCTGATCTTGTGGTGCCAGTATGTGTGCAAGGTGCTGGAGAAG GCTCCACGCCGTATCCTCGAGGAGGAGGTCACCGTGCGCCTGTCCTCCAGTAGTGACACCATCATTCTGCAGACCCCTCCCGTGCCCCCCCGGGTCTCTCAGATGGACCACCCGTACGAGCGCGTCTTCCTCCTGGACCCTCAGTACCAAGACCCGGCCGGCCTCAGAAACAAGCTGCCCGAACTGTCTCGGAGTGCAGAGACCTCAG cgTGTGGTGGGGGCTATGCGGAGCCCGATGTCACCCAGTGCACGCCTCATCAGTGCTTCCAGAACAGCGTGCCGCACTACGCCGAGACAGACATCGTGAGCCTGCAGGGTGTGACCGGCAGTAACATGTATGCCGTGCCCGCACTTACCGTCGACTCGCTCACCCGCAAGGACATCTCCGTGGCAGAGTTCCCCCGACACAGGCTGCTCTTCAGGGAGAAGCTGGGGGAGGGGCAGTTCGGGGAG GTCCACCTGTGTGAGGCTGAGGGTCTGCCTGAGTTTCTGGGGGAGGGCGCCCCACTTCCCGACCGAGACGGACGGCCTGTACTGGTGGCGGTGAAGCAACTGAGGGCAGACGCCACCAACAacgccaggtgtgtgtgtttgtttatttgtgttcaccag agactgagcccatgcaggctgggaggtattcgcatctcgactaaggagaggaacggagaatcaccaaccgcctttgcctctattgcggttctgctggacaatTTGTTCATGTCATGTCCAGGTAAAGACCAGAGCtcctcatcagtaagcggagagCTACTGAGTGAGCgttactactcag cctttcgagattttgcagggagccagttctttactaagttggaccttcgtaacgcctTCATCTTCGTAGGCATCAGAGAGGGGGGACGAG gcattcagatggatcccgctaaggtccaggctgtcagcgattggcccgttcctagtTCACGTgttcgagttgcagcgctttctcagGTTTCGCTAGATTCTATCGCGCGTTCTTATCTCGGGTCGGTGGgtttgacacagcagtaa